A single Desulfovibrio piger DNA region contains:
- the queF gene encoding preQ(1) synthase — MSTTRSQDQTQHLHVLGTGKMPELQGGPSTALLESFPNRYPRRPYVISITFPEFTSLCPVTGQPDMGTITVEYIPDQLCVESKSFKLYMFAFRNHQSFMETITNTVLEDLWTVLAPCWCRVKGLFVPRGGTRIHVFAEQFKDMPEEKDAAVRAAVQAWRTESDPHRP, encoded by the coding sequence ATGTCCACCACCCGCAGCCAGGACCAGACGCAGCACCTGCATGTGCTGGGCACCGGCAAGATGCCCGAATTGCAGGGCGGCCCCAGCACGGCGCTGCTGGAATCCTTCCCCAACCGTTATCCCCGGCGCCCGTACGTCATCAGCATCACCTTTCCCGAGTTCACCTCCCTGTGCCCGGTGACGGGACAGCCGGACATGGGCACCATCACCGTGGAGTACATCCCGGACCAGCTGTGCGTGGAATCCAAGAGCTTCAAGCTGTACATGTTCGCCTTCCGCAACCACCAGTCCTTCATGGAGACCATCACCAACACCGTGCTGGAAGACCTGTGGACCGTGCTGGCCCCCTGCTGGTGCCGCGTCAAGGGCCTGTTCGTGCCCCGTGGCGGCACGCGCATCCATGTCTTTGCCGAGCAGTTCAAGGACATGCCCGAGGAAAAGGACGCCGCCGTCCGGGCCGCTGTCCAGGCCTGGCGTACGGAAAGCGATCCGCACAGACCGTGA
- a CDS encoding sulfite exporter TauE/SafE family protein → MVSTAVILFCTCAAFVAGFIDSIAGGGGLITIPALLLSGLPPQLALGTNKVGCCLGTGVAMLNFARSHLILWRLALLGVGFSLAGAAIGTELALYIPPDLLGKVLVVLLPFAMLATLMPKKEQEKPQLTTGRRYWILAPLCFLIVGIYDGFFGPGTGSFLILALHWVLRISLIEASATSKVMNFASNLGAMILFIWNGAVIWSIGLPMMAANIAGNWLGSRLAIKVGTEAVRRFLWVSLSLLLATLVWRFFISPHLPGA, encoded by the coding sequence ATGGTCAGCACGGCCGTCATCCTTTTCTGCACCTGCGCCGCCTTCGTGGCGGGCTTCATCGACTCCATCGCGGGCGGCGGCGGCCTCATCACCATCCCCGCCCTGCTGCTTTCCGGCCTGCCGCCCCAGCTGGCCCTGGGCACCAACAAGGTGGGCTGCTGCCTGGGCACCGGCGTGGCCATGCTCAATTTTGCCCGCAGCCACCTCATCCTCTGGCGGCTGGCCCTGCTGGGCGTGGGCTTTTCGCTGGCAGGGGCGGCCATCGGCACCGAGCTGGCCCTCTACATCCCGCCCGATCTGCTGGGCAAGGTGCTGGTGGTCCTGCTGCCCTTCGCCATGCTGGCCACCCTCATGCCCAAGAAGGAACAGGAGAAGCCCCAGCTCACCACCGGCCGCCGCTACTGGATACTGGCGCCGCTCTGCTTCCTCATCGTGGGCATCTATGACGGCTTTTTCGGCCCCGGCACCGGCAGTTTCCTGATCCTGGCCCTGCACTGGGTGCTGCGCATCAGCCTCATCGAAGCCTCGGCCACGTCCAAGGTCATGAACTTCGCCTCCAACCTCGGCGCCATGATCCTCTTCATCTGGAACGGCGCCGTCATCTGGAGCATCGGCCTGCCCATGATGGCGGCCAACATCGCGGGCAACTGGCTGGGCAGCCGCCTGGCCATCAAGGTCGGCACCGAGGCCGTGCGCCGCTTCCTCTGGGTCTCGCTCTCCCTGCTGCTGGCCACCCTGGTCTGGCGCTTCTTCATCTCGCCCCATCTGCCCGGCGCCTGA
- the yjgA gene encoding ribosome biogenesis factor YjgA has protein sequence MPRKKQYQWDAETSGQEAPEQLSRSAKKRQSSALQDLGAELTKLPVSELDRLPLTPDLLEALRLYARISNREGRRRQLQFIGRLMRGVDAGPLAEAIEARRNGQQADAARLHLAEQWREKLLSAAEADVDALLAAFPWPDAEAAGRPELEKLLAEARREDDRRPPHARRALFRGFMRLLEQR, from the coding sequence ATGCCGCGCAAGAAACAGTACCAATGGGATGCGGAGACCAGCGGCCAGGAGGCCCCCGAACAGCTCAGCCGCTCGGCCAAAAAGCGCCAGAGCTCGGCCCTGCAGGATCTGGGCGCCGAGCTGACCAAACTGCCCGTCAGCGAGCTGGACAGGCTGCCCCTGACGCCCGACCTGCTGGAGGCCCTGCGCCTGTATGCCCGCATCAGCAACCGCGAAGGCAGGCGCCGCCAGCTCCAGTTCATAGGCCGCCTCATGCGCGGGGTGGACGCCGGGCCGCTGGCCGAAGCCATCGAGGCCCGCAGGAACGGCCAGCAGGCCGATGCCGCCCGCCTGCATCTGGCCGAGCAGTGGCGGGAAAAATTGCTCTCCGCTGCCGAGGCGGACGTGGATGCCCTCCTGGCCGCCTTCCCCTGGCCCGATGCCGAAGCCGCGGGGCGCCCGGAGCTGGAAAAGCTGCTGGCCGAAGCCCGCAGGGAAGATGACCGGCGCCCGCCCCATGCCCGCCGCGCCCTCTTCCGGGGCTTCATGCGCCTGCTGGAACAGCGCTGA
- a CDS encoding MogA/MoaB family molybdenum cofactor biosynthesis protein → MKLSVALRACSAGGLMPLSVARVAGMPSHRLASPLVRQCPFIPVGTGLYDANHVELLRVTGRCWLPADDGGHALQCLMTRALADLPVGEISLETRRTGRALAWVTLSDKGSQGMRDDTSGPAMAALVADALPLCHSQGFLLPDDAVQLRALLVDLALNQGYDIICTSGGTGVGPRDISPQITSAVLDYPLPGFSMAMMQASLAKTPHAAISRAVAGVLGQSIIINLPGSRKAVVENLEAVLPALPHALDKLHGDPADCGG, encoded by the coding sequence ATGAAACTTTCTGTTGCCTTGCGCGCCTGTTCCGCCGGGGGCCTCATGCCCCTTTCCGTGGCCCGGGTCGCAGGGATGCCCAGCCATCGTCTGGCGTCCCCGCTGGTGCGCCAGTGTCCCTTCATCCCTGTGGGCACCGGCCTGTATGATGCGAACCATGTGGAGCTGCTGCGCGTCACGGGCCGCTGCTGGCTGCCCGCCGATGACGGCGGCCACGCCCTGCAATGCCTGATGACCCGCGCCCTGGCGGATCTGCCCGTGGGCGAGATCAGCCTTGAGACACGGCGCACGGGCCGCGCCCTGGCCTGGGTGACCCTTTCGGACAAGGGCTCCCAGGGCATGCGTGACGATACCAGCGGCCCGGCCATGGCCGCCCTGGTGGCCGACGCCCTGCCCCTGTGCCACAGCCAGGGCTTCCTGCTGCCCGACGACGCGGTGCAGCTGCGCGCCCTGCTGGTGGATCTGGCCCTGAACCAGGGCTATGACATCATCTGCACCAGCGGCGGCACGGGCGTGGGCCCGCGCGACATCTCGCCGCAGATCACGTCCGCGGTGCTGGACTATCCCCTGCCCGGCTTCAGCATGGCCATGATGCAGGCCAGCCTGGCCAAGACGCCCCACGCGGCCATCTCGCGTGCGGTGGCCGGCGTGCTGGGACAGAGCATCATCATCAACCTGCCCGGCAGCCGCAAGGCCGTCGTGGAAAATCTGGAAGCTGTCCTGCCCGCCCTGCCCCATGCGCTGGACAAGTTGCACGGCGATCCCGCCGACTGTGGAGGTTAA
- a CDS encoding 4-hydroxybenzoate octaprenyltransferase: MIRIEHSIFALPYAWAGSVMAAGGMPPWDKLILLTIAMVGVRSFAMGINRIFDLPFDRENPRTANRHLVTGEISVRQAWVFSLVMAVIFVLACAAINTVCLVLSVPALLFAAAYSLTKRFSAICHFWLGATLGLAPLAGALAVNPEALGLGPVMLFFAVTFWVGAFDIYYSFQDYDFDVAFRLCSVPSVYGPDTALAIAGFSHAVTSIFLFLTGIAAGLAWPWYVLWAGVSAILFWEHHLMRPQDLSRVNMVFFTLNGIISPLVLVGVILGVVL, encoded by the coding sequence ATGATCCGCATCGAGCATTCCATCTTCGCCCTGCCCTATGCCTGGGCCGGTTCGGTCATGGCCGCCGGCGGCATGCCGCCGTGGGACAAGCTCATCCTGCTGACCATCGCCATGGTGGGCGTGCGCTCCTTCGCCATGGGCATCAACCGCATCTTCGACCTGCCCTTTGACCGCGAGAACCCCCGCACCGCCAACCGCCATCTGGTCACCGGCGAGATCAGCGTGCGCCAGGCCTGGGTCTTTTCCCTGGTCATGGCGGTCATCTTCGTCCTGGCCTGTGCGGCCATCAACACGGTCTGCCTCGTCCTTTCGGTGCCCGCCCTGCTCTTTGCCGCCGCCTACAGCCTGACCAAGCGCTTTTCGGCCATCTGCCACTTCTGGCTGGGGGCCACCCTCGGCCTGGCGCCCCTGGCCGGTGCCCTGGCCGTGAATCCCGAGGCCCTGGGACTGGGCCCCGTCATGCTGTTCTTTGCCGTGACCTTCTGGGTGGGCGCCTTCGACATCTACTATTCCTTCCAGGACTATGACTTCGACGTGGCCTTCCGTCTCTGCTCCGTGCCCTCGGTCTACGGCCCGGACACGGCCCTGGCCATCGCCGGTTTCTCCCATGCCGTCACGTCCATCTTCCTGTTCCTGACCGGCATCGCCGCCGGGCTGGCCTGGCCCTGGTATGTGCTCTGGGCCGGCGTGTCCGCCATTCTGTTCTGGGAGCACCATCTGATGCGCCCGCAGGACCTCAGCCGCGTGAACATGGTCTTCTTCACCCTCAACGGCATCATCTCGCCGCTGGTGCTGGTGGGCGTCATCCTGGGAGTGGTGCTCTAA
- a CDS encoding GlcG/HbpS family heme-binding protein, producing MLKRIVPLVLALVLCAGLAQAKTKAPATQLPGDLTLAEAQKVLDAALVKAKAQGVPMNIAIVDAGGNLKAFVRQDGAFIGSIDVSTKKAVTARYFNMPTSTLGAASQPGQELFGIEATNGGLVIFGGGELLVRDNVIVGAIGVSGGSVAEDTNVAKAGAAALK from the coding sequence ATGCTGAAGCGTATCGTTCCTCTCGTTCTGGCTCTCGTCCTCTGCGCCGGTCTGGCCCAGGCCAAGACCAAGGCCCCCGCGACCCAGCTTCCCGGCGACCTGACCCTGGCCGAGGCCCAGAAGGTTCTCGATGCGGCCCTAGTCAAGGCCAAGGCCCAGGGCGTGCCCATGAATATCGCCATCGTGGATGCGGGCGGCAACCTGAAGGCCTTCGTGCGTCAGGACGGCGCCTTCATCGGCAGCATCGACGTCTCCACCAAGAAGGCCGTCACGGCCCGTTACTTCAACATGCCCACCTCCACCCTGGGCGCCGCTTCCCAGCCCGGACAGGAGCTGTTCGGCATCGAGGCCACCAACGGCGGCCTGGTGATCTTTGGCGGCGGTGAGCTGCTGGTCCGTGACAACGTCATCGTGGGCGCCATCGGCGTCAGCGGCGGCAGCGTGGCCGAGGACACCAACGTGGCCAAGGCAGGCGCCGCGGCCCTCAAGTAG
- a CDS encoding DMT family protein — MQIPVPVATVGLLVLSNVFMTFAWYGHLKHKSMALPLVIFISWCIAFFEYVLQVPANRIGYGYFNAAELKTIQEVISLTVFSLFSVFYLHETLRWNHVLGFALIVLAAYVIFKEW; from the coding sequence ATGCAGATCCCCGTCCCGGTCGCCACAGTCGGCCTGCTGGTGCTCTCCAATGTCTTCATGACCTTTGCCTGGTACGGTCACCTGAAGCACAAGAGCATGGCCCTGCCCCTGGTCATCTTCATCAGCTGGTGCATCGCCTTCTTCGAGTATGTGCTGCAGGTGCCGGCCAACCGCATCGGCTACGGCTATTTCAATGCGGCGGAGCTGAAGACCATCCAGGAGGTCATCTCCCTCACGGTCTTCTCGCTCTTCTCCGTCTTCTACCTGCACGAGACCCTGCGCTGGAACCATGTGCTGGGCTTCGCCCTCATCGTGCTGGCGGCCTACGTCATCTTCAAGGAATGGTAG